The nucleotide window TGCAAACACACACCGTCTGAAAAGCGGTACAAGGCGAACACTCGGCCGTCACCACAAAGTCCTCCAGCAACCAGCAGGGGGCGGCCGTCTGTTTCACCGCTgtaggaggagaagaagaagaaggtcagaggtcaaacagCTGCAGCGTCCTGATGACAACAAACTGGTCCTTGCTGCCGATGGTGGTCCGTACCTGTCGTTCTCTCTTCACTCAGCAAAGCTGCTCCGAACACCCTGAAACACAAACCCTCACATCGTCagactgacctctgacctcagcgGCCGCACCAGGAGACACAcgcatttccaggacttttccaggactctggaacaaacttccaagaccaaacattctctgaacTGAGCATCGATACCTCCTATTTAACAGCTTTTTACATATGAGTCAAAtagaataatgaattcagaacaaaaataaccaaatatccagaatattttgatttaaaaaataactttttttctttgtttttttgtcaattctTACAGAAAAAATCtgggtaatttatttttttcttcaaaaaagttttggtgatttttaaagaaaacacgccTTCCAAACCCGCCAGCCTGCAGGTTGTCTAAAACTTTCCCAAACCTGGAAATTGCTACCAAAGTCCAAGacctttccaggtttttcatgaccatacaGACCCTGTCCTCACAGTACTGACCTTAGGGAGACGAGGCCCCAGAACAGAGCGTGGAGGACAAGGACTCGAGGCCGACAGCACGCCACGGGGATCCGACAGTCGCTCTCCATCAGCCTGCT belongs to Plectropomus leopardus isolate mb unplaced genomic scaffold, YSFRI_Pleo_2.0 unplaced_scaffold90728, whole genome shotgun sequence and includes:
- the jtb gene encoding protein JTB; this translates as RVAAASSWWRSRLMESDCRIPVACCRPRVLVLHALFWGLVSLRVFGAALLSEERTTAVKQTAAPCWLLEDFVVTAECSPCTAFQT